tgcctggcacagtgtagGCACTGAGGAAATGGTACTGCCTGATGAGAAGTTCAGGAAAGTTTACTGCATCTTTGTTCTGCGGAGCTATCCATCTCTTTCCATTTGATTCCTTACATTTGGGTCGGGGTGTGGCAGGAGAGGCAGAAGAGCTGCTGGGAGCCTGCAAGTAACTATACAgatcctttcccctcctcctgttATCCTCAGATTTTCATACccaggggacttttttttttttttttcccctgctctgTCCCAGGGATCTTTCTTTCATCAAGGTGATAAACGTGGGCCAGCGATTTCTAGTGAACAAAGTCCAGGACTACATCCAGAGCAAGATCGTCTACTACCTCATGAATATCCATGTCCATCCTCGCACCATTTACCTTTGCCGGCACGGAGAGAGCGAGTTCAATCTCTTGGGAAAGATTGGGGGTGACTCAGGCCTCTCCGTGCGGGGAAAACAGGTGAGTAGTTAGCCAGCAGGCTGGATTTCCCAGGCTTAGAGTTAGAAGGGCATGGTGGATGTCATCTCTTTGATCCCCTTACTTCTTACTGAATCCTATTGGAGTTTAGGCTGTGGTTTCAGATAGTCAAGCAAGTAAAGAGACGTTTTCTTATTCACTGGTTCTAGCTGTGTATTGAAGGGTGCGTAACTCGGAACCATTTCTGCTGTGATCATTCAGCTGTCCCATATTTATTGAGCTCAACTTGTATGCTCAGCACAGTACAGGATGCTCTGGTTAAAGTTCATTTCCTCTTGGGTTTATTATAACTATGTAGCACCTTTCAGAGTTTGACTGGGGTCATACACATTGTCCTTTTCAGGCTGAGTTAAcagtcctctgtgtgtgtgtgtgtgtgtgtctgtgtctgtatttccttccttcctttctttttttttggccgtgccatgcgcggcttgcaggatcttagttcccctgaccagggatggaacccgcgtcctctgcagtGGAGGCGTGGAGGCCTAACCActgaccgccagggaattccctgtgtgtgtgtgttcttttaaaatttttatttcacaccCCAGTTTGCCCAGGCTCTAAGGAAGTTTCTGGAGGAACAGGAGATAGCAGACCTCAAAGTGTGGACAAGTCAGTTGAAGAGGACTATCCAGACCGCTGAATCTCTGGGGGTGACCTATGAGCAGTGGAAGATTCTGAATGAGATTGATGCTGTGAGTAGGAAGGTCTGATGGCTAAAAAGCCTGTAAGGGTCTCCTATTCAGGCAGGAGCTCTCAGAAGTCACCATGTGGGCCGTTCATCTAGAAAACTAGAAACACCAAGTAGAGACTTTGAGGAAGCTGAATCTATGGCCAGTTTAGGGAATAAGTGGGAACAATGCACCCCCAATCAGGGCTTCCTGCCTGCTTGACACACCTGTGCCAGTGATGGGACCTGAACCAAATTTTGACCTAGCCCCTGGCACCTGGAGAGGGTGAAGCTCCATTTGGACCCTTCATATATTTTCCTCCTAGGAAAAAGAAGTAGCTGACAACtcacttctttaatttctccttaGGCCACCTGGTCAGCTGTTCTGGAAAAGTCCTTTCCAATTTGTTCTTGGCTTTCTGTGTCCTTGAGTGCCAAAGTAggcactttttctttccttcctctgtacCCTTTTATGTCTTCTACAAGAATTCTCTAGTGCCTTCAgtttcccctccttccctgcttcctgtTCCTTTTATCCTGCTGACTTTTCTTGACCTCTAAGTTCCCCACAGCAGTAGGAGAAAGCGGCAGCTTAAGCTAGAGAGGCGGCCTCCTCTCCCAGTGGCCCCTCACCCTGCTAGTCGGTCAGTTGCAGTGCGTGAAGGGagccagcccagtgcctggcacgaaTGCCTAATATTCTTCACGGGCGCCTTTTCATTTGGGGGGCTGTGTGGGTCCAGTTCGCCTCTTCCAGCCGTGTGGCTCCTGCAGGGCGTGTGCGAGGAGATGACTTATGCAGAGATTAAGGAGCGGTACCCAGACGAGTTTGCGCTTCGAGATGAAGAGAAATACCTGTATCGATATCCTGGAGGGGAGGTGAGATTTCCCTCACGAGGGGTGACTGCCCCACCTTTTGCTAGGGGCTTAGCTTGAATTTTGGGGAAGGATTGAATGTGAGTTTGGGGACCGAGAAAGAGTACTTAAGGCATCATTTAGTTTCTCTTCCTACCTTTGGGGCCTGCTGTGTTTAATTCAGCTCTGGCAGTTGGCAGTCCAATGCCTCATTTATTTGTTAAGATCTCCAGAGAAAGGGTAACAAGATAGCCTCTGTTGCTGAGTATATGTTAGAATCCACGTGgtcttttgtaacttcttttcttttcattccagCCCCACCCAAGCAGGTATAGGCCCCAAGTAAATGTATGGGATATGAATGATTTTCCTCTCATCTGTGGTGTTTAAGGCTGCTTGCTGGCCCAAGTGGCTTCGTAGTCTGGGGGGTGAGGCAAAGGTAAATAAAACAACAGGGCTCTAGGAAATCCCTAGGAGCCTTTGTTGCCTTGCACTCTTGCCTATTCTGTCGAGAGAAAAAGAACCCCACAGGCTGCgttcagattttctcttcttGACCTGCAATTTTCTCGGTCTGAACATTGCTCTTGAAAAGTCTGAGTATTCTCAAGAGGTaccagggctgggggtggttAGCAGGCGACACGAAGGCGCCAAACCTCCAGGAGGAAAGCCagctggggagaaaggagaagtgGCCTCTTAACTCTGGACACAGCCACCGACTTGGCTGCCAGCTTGCGCCTCCTACCAGCCCACCCCACTTCCCCCACAGTCGTACCAGGACCTGGTGCAGCGGCTGGAGCCTGTCATCATGGAGCTGGAGCGTCAGGGCAACGTCCTCGTCATCTCCCACCAGGCTGTCATGCGCTGCCTCCTGGCCTACTTCTTGGACAAGGGTGCAGGTGCCATTGGAGGGAAGGGCCGGGCACACATCCACAGGGAGGGGGCTGGACTTGGGGTGGCACCAGGATCCCTGGCAACGAGACCTCCCACTCTTCCACTCAAATCAGAGTACATTCTTCAGGCAGCAGTGTGGGGCTCCCAGCAGCCACTGGGCCAACTACTTGCTGAATTTACTCTGCTGATACAAAACCCCCCAGTGGAGAGCAACTGCTGCTTTAGCTCTTGGTCCTGCCTGGCTAAAGGGGCAGCACTGCGCTAACACTCCTGGCAGCATTAGAAAAGTGGTTGAACATTCCCGGCTTGTTACTTGGGCTACTAGGAGGGCGTTATCTTAGAAGCATCTTCATCCTTTGGATTCAGGGTAGACGGTTTCTGGGGAGAGCAATAAGGAAGTGCTGCTGTCTTCTCTGatactcccctcccttcccttcctgatCTACCTGAGCTGCTGGGAAGCCTGCAGGTTGACCTTTGGGGTACCCACAGTGCCCCAGTCTTCCCTTGTGTGGGGCCCTGGCTGCAGCACTTCCTCTTGCTTTGCCTGCAGGGAAAGATCTAAAGtgggctttttttcctttcttagccACTCAGTAGCTGGGGTGGCTTCCTTGGAGGCTGTGTTGATAATTGTCTGTGGGTTTAGAGGAGGAGATGTCTAACTCCAGGTCAGGGTAAAGAAAACTCAGGAGCGCCTCAGATGCTCTCTTCCACTAACTTGACCTTGCTTCATAATACTGAGACTTCCTCCACCTGGTCTTTCTGCTTTCAGATGAGCTGCCGTACCTGAGGTGCCCTCTGCATACCATCTTCAAACTTACTCCCGTAGCCTACGGTAACTATGAGCCTAGGAgctgggcaggaggtggggataGAGGAAGGTCAGGAGTTTTGAATTTTCTCTGAAGTTTGCCTAGAAGTTCAACTTCCTCACCTGTATCTAGCAGGGAAGTTCCATCAGTGCCTTCAATTTTTAAagggatgtatgtatgtattgggGAAAATATATGTTCTTTTATTACCATACTGAAACTAAGGAGTTTTTCTTTGAGCTTTTTTCCTGAAGCCCTCTCCactttcctctgttttctcaggCTGCAAAGTGGAAACAATTAAACTTAACGTGGAGGCTGTGAACACTCACCGTGACAAGCCAACTGTAAGTATTTCCCCACGGATGACATGCTGGTTCCCCACCGCTTCGAGTCTTTGAACCTTTGACATCGAGAGACTGGGTTTCTTTTACGTACAAAAGGAAAACCGATCCAGAACTCATGTCCCATGTAGTCTGCTCACTTCCAAAAAGAAGAGATGTTggaattactattttttaaaatcagtgtctCTTTCCTGAGTCTTAACCTTGCGGATTGGCTCTTGGAAATCCAATAAACTATGGAAAGTGTTTGGCAGAAGTGAAATGCAGATTTTCCCCCCAGAAAGCACTCCCTTTAGAAAGCAGGATCCAGAGGTGCCTGTAAGGCGGGGTCAGGAGGTATAGGTCTGTTCCTAGGTCTGTCCTGGTAATCTGTGTGTGATCTTAAATAACCCCCTTCCTTTCTTTGAGCCTCTTTCCTGCTTTGAAGTATGGTGCTCAAGGAGCTTCTACCCCCACAACCCTTAGTCTCCCGGGGCTGGGGGACCAGGCCGCGGCCCATGTCTTAGGAGAGACCCCGTCCGCAGGAGGCTGCTGTGGTTTAAGAGTGAGCTTTTGGCTTGGCTTTCATTTG
This sequence is a window from Globicephala melas chromosome 1, mGloMel1.2, whole genome shotgun sequence. Protein-coding genes within it:
- the PFKFB2 gene encoding 6-phosphofructo-2-kinase/fructose-2,6-bisphosphatase 2 isoform X8 produces the protein MSGNSAPSSEQNNNNYETKTNLRMSEKKCSWASYMTNSPTLIVMIGLPARGKTYVSKKLTRYLNWIGVPTKVFNLGVYRRQAVKSYKSYDFFRHDNEEAMKIRKQCALVALEDVKAYLTEDSGQIAVFDATNTTRERRALILNFAEENSFKVFFVESVCDDPDVIAANILEVKVSSPDYPERNRENVMEDFLKRIECYKVTYQPLDPDNYDKDLSFIKVINVGQRFLVNKVQDYIQSKIVYYLMNIHVHPRTIYLCRHGESEFNLLGKIGGDSGLSVRGKQFAQALRKFLEEQEIADLKVWTSQLKRTIQTAESLGVTYEQWKILNEIDAGVCEEMTYAEIKERYPDEFALRDEEKYLYRYPGGESYQDLVQRLEPVIMELERQGNVLVISHQAVMRCLLAYFLDKGADELPYLRCPLHTIFKLTPVAYGCKVETIKLNVEAVNTHRDKPTAETSLAVHRLSSPAAPPLLS
- the PFKFB2 gene encoding 6-phosphofructo-2-kinase/fructose-2,6-bisphosphatase 2 isoform X7 — protein: MFVGILHDQLPDPHCYDWLTSPGQNLRVQETHTLPQLDWGAHQRQCALVALEDVKAYLTEDSGQIAVFDATNTTRERRALILNFAEENSFKVFFVESVCDDPDVIAANILEVKVSSPDYPERNRENVMEDFLKRIECYKVTYQPLDPDNYDKDLSFIKVINVGQRFLVNKVQDYIQSKIVYYLMNIHVHPRTIYLCRHGESEFNLLGKIGGDSGLSVRGKQFAQALRKFLEEQEIADLKVWTSQLKRTIQTAESLGVTYEQWKILNEIDAGVCEEMTYAEIKERYPDEFALRDEEKYLYRYPGGESYQDLVQRLEPVIMELERQGNVLVISHQAVMRCLLAYFLDKGADELPYLRCPLHTIFKLTPVAYGCKVETIKLNVEAVNTHRDKPTNNFPKNQTPVRMRRNSFTPLSSSNTVRRPRNYSVGSRPLEPLSPLRALDMQEGADQPKTQVSIPAETSLAVHRLSSPAAPPLLS
- the PFKFB2 gene encoding 6-phosphofructo-2-kinase/fructose-2,6-bisphosphatase 2 isoform X10, giving the protein MEDFLKRIECYKVTYQPLDPDNYDKDLSFIKVINVGQRFLVNKVQDYIQSKIVYYLMNIHVHPRTIYLCRHGESEFNLLGKIGGDSGLSVRGKQFAQALRKFLEEQEIADLKVWTSQLKRTIQTAESLGVTYEQWKILNEIDAGVCEEMTYAEIKERYPDEFALRDEEKYLYRYPGGESYQDLVQRLEPVIMELERQGNVLVISHQAVMRCLLAYFLDKGADELPYLRCPLHTIFKLTPVAYGCKVETIKLNVEAVNTHRDKPTNNFPKNQTPVRMRRNSFTPLSSSNTVRRPRNYSVGSRPLEPLSPLRALDMQEGADQPKTQVSIPAETSLAVHRLSSPAAPPLLS
- the PFKFB2 gene encoding 6-phosphofructo-2-kinase/fructose-2,6-bisphosphatase 2 isoform X9, which translates into the protein MLQCALVALEDVKAYLTEDSGQIAVFDATNTTRERRALILNFAEENSFKVFFVESVCDDPDVIAANILEVKVSSPDYPERNRENVMEDFLKRIECYKVTYQPLDPDNYDKDLSFIKVINVGQRFLVNKVQDYIQSKIVYYLMNIHVHPRTIYLCRHGESEFNLLGKIGGDSGLSVRGKQFAQALRKFLEEQEIADLKVWTSQLKRTIQTAESLGVTYEQWKILNEIDAGVCEEMTYAEIKERYPDEFALRDEEKYLYRYPGGESYQDLVQRLEPVIMELERQGNVLVISHQAVMRCLLAYFLDKGADELPYLRCPLHTIFKLTPVAYGCKVETIKLNVEAVNTHRDKPTNNFPKNQTPVRMRRNSFTPLSSSNTVRRPRNYSVGSRPLEPLSPLRALDMQEGADQPKTQVSIPAETSLAVHRLSSPAAPPLLS